The following proteins come from a genomic window of Rhodohalobacter sp. 614A:
- a CDS encoding aldo/keto reductase, translating to MTQTAKTRLKLHKDGPEFSKLAAGFWRLNEWNMSTPDLIDFIETCLEHGITTFDHADIYGNYQNEGIFGKALREKPELRSQMELVSKCGICLPVKSRPEHKMQHYNTTAEHIRKSVENSLKELHTEYLDLVLIHRPDPLMDASEMADIFMKLREEQKIRHVGVSNFTPSQFQMFQSKLDIPLVTNQVECSVLHLDPIYDGTFDQCQEYGISPMLWSPFAGGKLFKGDGKRVKRIKKVGKKLCQKYEIELDQLALAWCLRLPCNPQPVLGTGKKERIIKAVNAWDVDLDRQDWFHLLEASQGEPVP from the coding sequence ATGACTCAAACTGCAAAAACACGCTTAAAACTCCACAAAGACGGCCCCGAATTTTCGAAACTCGCAGCTGGTTTCTGGCGGCTTAACGAGTGGAATATGTCTACACCTGATCTCATCGATTTCATTGAAACCTGCCTTGAACATGGCATTACTACCTTTGATCACGCTGATATTTACGGCAATTATCAAAATGAAGGAATTTTTGGAAAGGCTTTGAGAGAAAAACCAGAACTACGCTCCCAAATGGAACTGGTCTCAAAATGTGGAATTTGCCTGCCGGTGAAAAGTCGACCGGAGCATAAAATGCAGCATTACAATACAACTGCTGAACACATCCGCAAATCGGTAGAAAATTCCCTGAAAGAGTTGCATACAGAATATCTGGATCTGGTTCTTATTCACCGTCCCGATCCGCTCATGGATGCATCAGAAATGGCCGACATTTTCATGAAGCTCAGGGAGGAACAAAAAATCCGCCATGTGGGCGTATCCAATTTCACTCCGTCACAGTTTCAGATGTTTCAAAGTAAACTGGATATTCCACTGGTCACAAACCAGGTGGAATGCTCCGTTTTACACCTTGATCCTATTTATGACGGCACTTTCGATCAATGCCAGGAATATGGCATTTCGCCGATGCTTTGGTCCCCATTTGCAGGCGGAAAGCTTTTTAAAGGGGATGGAAAAAGAGTCAAACGCATCAAGAAAGTTGGAAAAAAACTTTGTCAGAAATATGAAATCGAACTCGACCAACTTGCGCTTGCCTGGTGCCTGAGACTTCCCTGCAATCCTCAACCGGTGTTGGGAACGGGTAAAAAAGAACGTATTATCAAGGCGGTTAATGCTTGGGATGTAGATCTGGATCGGCAGGACTGGTTTCATTTGCTTGAAGCATCGCAGGGAGAACCCGTACCTTAA